TTTTTATTTACTTTACGGAAATAATTGTTTATTAAATTATGATTGTAAGTTGACTAAATTCACTTTCGATTTTATATTTTGCAAATCTTAATTGACTGGAATGAAAGTTTGCATAGCGGAAAAACCTAGTGTAGCCAGAGAAATTGCCAAAGTACTGGGGGCCAACACAAAACATGACGGCTATTATGAAGGAAATGGCTATGCAGTAACCTATACATTTGGTCATTTGTGCACTTTGTTCGAGCCAAATGATTACAAACCTTACTGGAAAAGATGGGATCTGAACAATTTACCCATGCTTCCTAAAAAATTTAAGATAAAAGTTAATAGCGATCCCGGAATCCAAAAGCAGTTTTCCATAATCAAAAGCCTATTTGACAAGGCTGAGGTCGTTATAAATTGCGGGGATGCGGGCCAGGAAGGTGAACTGATTCAGCGCTGGGTCATGATGGAATCAGCATATTCAGGGAAATCACAAAGGCTTTGGATATCTTCGTTGACCGAGGAGGCCATAAGCGAAGGTTTTAATAATCTGAAAGCAGGGGAAGAATATGACAATTTATTCTTTGCCGGTTATTCCAGAGCAATCGGGGACTGGCTGCTTGGCATGAATGCAACAAGGCTTTTCACTTTAAAATATGGTAAGAACAGTCAGGTTCTTTCTATTGGTCGTGTTCAGACTCCAACGCTTGCCATGGTGGTTAAACGATTTTCCGACATTAAGAATTTTAAGCCCATTCCCTATTGGGAGTTAAACACCACATTCAGGGATACCGTTTTCAGATATGAGGATGGCAGGTTTCACTCAAAAGAAGAAGGCCAGATCATTGCCGATAAAATTTCCCAGAAAGAAATTGAAATTATTGATGTTGAAAAGAAAAAAGGAAAGGAATATGCCCCAAAACTTTTCGATCTTACAGGCCTTCAGGTGTATTGCAATACGAAATTCGGAATGACTGCTGAACAGACTTTAAGTACAGCACAAAAATTATACGAGTCAAAAGTAATCACCTACCCCAGAGTGGATACCACATTTTTATCAAACGACATCTATCCGAAAGTACCGGGGATTTTAAAAAAATTAATGAATTACAAGGTCCTTTGTGAACCTCTGTTACAGAAAAAAATAAAAAAATCTTCCAAAGTATTCAATGATAAGAAAGTAACCGATCACCATGCCATCATCCCAACAGGTATGGAAATTTACCTTTCTGGCGATCAGCAAAAAGTTTATGATGCTATAACAAGAAGGTTTATAGCAGTATTTTATCCGGATTGTGAAGTTGCTCATACGCATGTAAAAGCTGATATTCAAGGCTATATTTTTAAGACAAGTGGAAAAGTAATTGTTGTTCCCGGATGGAAAGAGGTATTTAACAAAACGGATCAAACCGGAGATCCAGAGGCAGCTACCCTACCTCTTTTTGTAAAAGGAGAAAAAGGGAGCCATAAACTCTCTTTTATTGAAAAAGAGACTAAACCACCAAATCAATTTACGGAGGCTTCTTTACTCAGGTCAATGGAAACCGCGGGCAAAGATATCGAGGATGAAGAAATGAGAGATCTTATGAAAGAAAATGGTATTGGAAGGCCCTCTACAAGGGCCAGTATCATTGAGACGCTTTTTAGAAGAAAATATATTGTTCGGAATAAGAAACAGATTCTTCCCACAAAAATGGGAATGGATCTCATTGCAACCATTCAAAATGAACTCCTCAAATCAGCGGAACTCACAGGAAGCTGGGAAAGAAAATTAAAAGAAATTGAACGAGGGGAATATCCTGCGGGATCCTTTATAAGACAGATGAAATCCATGGTAGATCAGTTGGTATATGAAGTGAGATCGGATGTATCACCCCGATCGATTTCTATGGAAGTGGATCTGCCTGACTATAAAAATAGTTCAAAGAAGCCTAAGGCCTCGACGATTTTAGGAGCAATTTGCCCAAAATGTGAAAAAGGAGTTATGGTCAAAGGAACGAAAGCCTATGGCTGCAGCAATTTCAAAAGTGGATGTGACTTTATTCTTCCGTTTCGCTTTAAAAAGAAGAAAATATCAGAAAAACAATACCTGAGATTACTTGATAAAAATGAAACCGTTCATTTGAAGGGTTTTCAGGAATCTGAGCGAAAGATCAATGGAAAGATCGTATTAAACGATGATTTTCAACTAGAACTCCTTGAAAAGAATGGGAATCTGTCCAAAGAAGAAACCAATATAAGAAGTTGTCCCAAATGCGCTCAGGGAAAGATAGTTCGAGGTAAATCGGCTTACGGTTGCAGTAATTATAACAAGGGATGTGATTTTGTATTCCCTTTTGAAAAACTGCGAAAACTGGCCAAGGGTCAAAAATTGAATGAAGAAACAGCCCTCAAAATCATGTCTGAAACTTAGATTCAGACCTATTGATCTTTGTTTTAATCAATTGTGGAAACACCGTTGAGGTCGGTTGTCAATACCTCGCTCATATAATCAAAATAGGGCCTCAAAGCTTTGAAAGTTAGTACAACTTCATCCTTAAATTCAGGAGATAGAACTTCCTGATCTGAAAATTTTCTGACTGCTATAAAAGCCTTCTTTCTTATTAAATCGATTGCGGGATCATCCTTTTGAAAACCTTTGGGTGCTGTTTTTAATTCATCTCCCTCAAGTTTGCCGTTAAAATATTTTTTAAAATCGGGGGCAGCCAGTATCTCTCTAATCTCTGTATCGCTGATCTCAAACTCTTTCCGAATTCTGTACAGGTCCTCTTTGTCAGGGCCCCAAAACCCACCTGCCAAAAAGGATTCACCCGGGCTGATTCTCAAATAATACCCCCCTCTAAGACTCTTGCCACTCCGGCTCAAAGAACCGGCAAAATGAGATTTATAGGGAGTTTTATCCTTTGAAAATCGAACATCTCTGTAAATACGGTAAAACTTCATTTTTTCAATTTCATCGTCCTCGGAAAGGCCTTCCTTGATCTCCCGGTAGAATTCTTCCATCGCTGACTTCAGCTCATCAAAATAAGGTTTGTGTTCTTTAAACCAGTCGCGGTTATTGTTTTTCCTTAATTTTTTTAAGAACTGAATTACTTCTTTGTCTACTTTCATGATCGATCCCTGTTTTTTATTTCTTTTCTAATTGTCGTAATTATTGAGCAGCCTTACTTCCTCTGACGTTTTTGTAGCTGCTAAATACAGCAATGAGCAACAAGAGGCCTGTAACTGCATAAACAAATTTAGGTATTGGAACAGGATCTCCTGTGGCGTATGAATGAAGACCGGTTAAATAATAGTTTACACCAAATGAAGTCATGATAATGGAGAAAAATGCAAAGGTACTGGCAATATTGATGGCCAGATCATTATTTAGTCTGGGTATTAACCGCATATGCAGCACGATAGCGTAAATTATAATACTGATCAAAGCCCATGTCTCTTTAGGATCCCAGGCCCAGTATCTACCCCAGGATTCGTTTGCCCAGATTCCTCCAAGAAATGTTCCGATGCTCAGAATAAACAACCCAAGAGTCATTGACATTTCATTGATATAAGACAGCTCTTTAATTTTTCCATTGAGCAAATGTTCATTTTTATCCGTTTTAAAAATGATCATCAACTGTGCCATGACACCTAATAAAGCTGACAATGCCAGAGGTGCGTAACTACTTATAATGGTGGCTACATGTATCTTAAGCCAGTATGATTTTAAGACCGGCATCAGGTTGGTTATCTCAGGGCTCAGCCAATCGAGATAGCTCACAAACAACAGGGTCCCGGCAAAAATACTCGACAAGGGAAGTGAAAAATCGGATCTTCTAAAAAACATTAATCCAAAAAACATCAATCCCCAGGATACAAAAACTATCATTTCGTAACCGTTACTCCAGGGAGGATGACCCGCTATATACCACCTCAGTATCAAATTGAAACTCTGAAGTAAGAAAGCGATTAAAGTTACAACAATAAAAAAGTTTATAGCATTGCTTATCAAGGTACTGCGCAAGAATATTCGTATCAGAGCGAGAACCAGCAAAATAAATCCCAGCGTAAAATAGGCCTGAAACAACCAAAAGTTTAAGTTCAGTTTGTTATACCATAACTCGGCTTCTATACGTTCCTTTGAAGGAATAATATCTGCCGCCAAGACATCCTGATATTTTTTAATATATGCCAGTTTATCTTCGGCCGCTGCCCAGTTCCCCGACAATTTTGCCTGCTGAATACTGACAAAATAAATGGGAAGGATTCCTTTTACAAAACGTGCATCCTCTGTTTCAAAATCTTCAAAATCATGATTGGGGTTGTACCAGGTCCTGGAAGGATCTCCTTTCTTAGGAAAAATCTTTAAATAGTTGCCTGATAAAACATTAAACACAAGATTGAATCGTTCATCTACCAGTAAAATTTCCTTGTCAAATTCATTTCGTTCTCCTGGCTTTTTTTCATTGGCTTCAAGAACGGCTTTCTCCAGCAAATAATTTTCCTGATCATCAAGCAGGTTGTGAAAAGAAACCAGTCCATGTTCATTTGGATTCAAACTGCTAAAAAGTTCTCCTCCCTTCTTTTTATCTATCTTTATCAAAGGTAAATTATACCAGCTCCCCGGGCTCATATGCATGGCTAAAAAAACCTGATTGGCGTCCATTTTTAGTTGATTGCCCTTGTAGTAAGGTTTTCTCGAAACTTTTCTTAAAAATTCAGATGCCAGGGTGTTCAGTGGTTTAATCCTTCCATCCAGGTCCTGAACCATCAGTTTCCCAAACAAATTTGCGTGCTTAGCCTGAACAGTCTGAAGCATTAAAACACTATCAATATCCGTTTTTATAAACTCAGACTTTCTACTTGTTAATGTTTTGGAATTAAGAATATTAACCGAAATCAACAGCATGAATAACAGCAATTGTCGGGAGTTCAGTTTAATCAATTTTTTACGAACATAACTGAATCTTGAACCTTTCGAAAACAGGGTAAAAAACATGCCTATTCCCAAAAATAAATATCCTATATAGGTAACAATAGTCCCTGGCCTGTCCTTGTTGACTGCCAAAACCGTTCCTTTTTCATCACTGTCATAAGAGGCTTGAAAAAATCGATGTCCCTGGTAATCAAGGACGTTATTCATATAGATTCTATAATCGATTTCCTGTCCTTCATCTAGGATGGTAACCTCACTTGCATAGGACGAAGGGCTCGTGGATCCCGGATATTTTTCCATTTGAAAGTCGCGCAACTTTAATTCAAAATCCGTCTTTACCTCCAATGCACCATAAGCTATTTCAAAATTTAGCCCCCCTAAAGACAATTGTTTTTTTTCAGGCAAATACCCATGGCGATATATAAGAGGTACCTCTTTTATCTGACCACCCGAATTAAGCTCCAGAATCACCAGATCATCTATGCGCTCATCATTATCCTTGGGCTTCTTTGCTCCTGACACCCATTTTAATTCGCCTTGAGGTACATGTTTTACAGCCACAAACGAAAAATCATGAGACTTGTACAACGTATTAAATAGTAAAATACGTTCCTCACCCGGTTCCTGGCTTCCTCCCTTTTGTTCTGCCATTACAAAAAAATCCAGTCGCGATGGTGAAGAAATATACAGACTGTCATTTTTGCTGAAAATCGCAATGTCTGTATTTTGATCCGTGTTAAAACCTATCAGATGCTCATGCCCCCCTACTTTCTTTAAACCCCCTTCTTTTAAATAGAGATTTTTTCGGCCATTTCCGGCGGAGACAACCAAGGACAAATACTCCTCCCCATCCTTATCCGTTTCTATAAGTATCTCCTGAGCATCACTAATAAAATCAATCAACTCAATTTCAAAGCTTTTTCCTCCAATGGATTCCTCTAGCGAAACCTTATTCTCCTTGATTGGAGAAAAATAGGCTTCTTTCTGGATTTCGATACGCTCAGCATCCTTATCAACTGAAACATGCAGATAATTTTTGTCTGAAATCATAATATTCGATGCTGCCCCTTCCCTTATTCTCATAATTCCTTCAAAACCGGTATAACGTGTTATTCCCGCTCCAATCAAAATTATGACGAATGCCAGGTGAAACATAAGAACCGGCCATTTTCTCCTTTTATATAGCTTGTACCTGAAGATGTTATTTATAAAATTCAATCCAAGAAGCATCATTACCAGTTCGAACCACCAGGCATTATAGATGACAGTTCTTGCCGTTTGAGTTCCAAAGTCATTTTCAATAAAGGTTGCAGTGGCCATTGCAGCTGCAAAAACAAATAACAAACTCAAGGCCATTTTTGGCGAAAATAAAATGGAAATCAACGATTTCATAGTAGTAGTAGCATAATAAAAACCTCATAGATTATTACCTATGAGGTTTCAAAAATAAGTTATTCTGTTGATTAATTCAGGCCGGCAGATTTAACCTCCATTTTAGATTCTCTTTCCTTAGCCTCTTCAAGCCAAACAGGAACAAGTTCTTTCTTAAAGGTCTCTTTTTCAGCTTCTAATTTCTTCATGTCAAGTCCAATGTATTCCTGTGCTTTTTCTTTGCTCGCAATATCCGGCATATCTATGGCTTGATTATGACCAAGACTTGCCAAAAGACGCGCTAATTTAATTCTCGCGTCCTGAACCTTAGACATACCTGTAGCATATACTCTTCCAATCTCGACAGGAGAATGGAAAGATCCTCCGTGAGATGCTGCTCCGTAATCCCATCGCCATTGAGCGTGCCTTATATCCTGTAGGATATCTTTCATCTGATCTTCAGTTGCTCCAAGGTCCCAGGCTTTCTTAGCTTCTAAATGCGCCATGACAAGATCTTTTTCCAGGGCCAACCTTGTTTCTGTTGATTTCTTTTGTCTCGAATAGACATTCTCAATCAACTTATTGGTTTCCTGTCGGTGACATACCTGACACGAATTGGCAACATTATTAAGAGGAGACTGAATATGGTGATCCGTAAATTTCTGACCACCTTCACTTTTATAAGGCATATGGCAATCTGCACATGACACACCTCTGTCTGCGTGTACACCAGTTAAGTATACTTCATAACCCGGATGTTGGGCCTTTAACATTGGAGCCTTACTCAAAGCATGGGTCCAGTCACTGAATTCAATATCATCATAGTATTTTTCCATGTCCTCTGCAGTAAACCCGTTTTTCCAAGGGAATACCAAATAAGGAACACCTTCCTTTCCGGGAATCTTTTTATTGAAATAGTATTCAACATGACACTGTGCGCAAACCAGCGATCTCATCTCCTGATGAGTCGCCTTGGTGATATCCTTGCCCATTACCTCGAAAGCTTCAACCAATGCCGGTCTCGAAATTTGCAAACTCATGTCTTTAGGATTATGACAATCCGCACATCCAATATTATTGACAACCTCAGGCCCTTTTGAAGCCCATTTCCCTGAATAAAACTCATCTATTCCCGTTTCATTCATTAACCTTGGAACGTCAGGACTTTTACAGGTCCAGCAGGTACTGGGCATCGGACCATCATCCGGTCCTGTTGGCCCTCCTGTCCTTAGTGTGTTGTGCAAATCTTCAATTGCATAATAGTGTCCTCTTCCCTGATTATAATCTTTTGAAAATCCATAACCTGCCCAAAGAATCACAAGATTAGGGTCCTCTTCAAGTAGATCAACCATATGGCTTCCGCCCTGATAGGAGGCAAAATTTGTATCAAGTGTTTGGAGGTAAGATTGATATTCTTTTGGGAAATTCTTGCCCCACACGTCATTTCTGGGTTCATTATCGTTAATTTCAACCTTAGGCGTATAAGCAAACTTTGCTTCATTCTTTCTGTTGATAACGCTCGAAGCAAGTATTCCCAAAAGAAACACTACTACGGCGGTTACGACAAATAAGATCCAATTTTTCATATCTTGATATTTTTATTTATTCATTTCAGTTTTTAACCATTCCGGTATGACATCCTTTTCCGGATCAGTAGGTATCGGGGCAATTGTATATTGTGTACTTGCAAGGCCATGTACGCGACCATGAGGTACTTCCCTATGACAATCCCAGCATTTTCTATCCGTTCTGTTTGCCTCATGCCCTTCAATCCAGCTCGTTAGTTTCACGTCAGTTACCTTTCCTAAATGGCACCTAATACAATTATTTTGTACAACTTCTGCCGATGCCTCTTTCATAAATATGACCTGAGGTTCATTTCTCATTGTAAACACAGAGGCATGATATAAACCATCTTTTGCCTTAAAATAATATTTACTTACGATGTTATCATTAGGAACATGACAATCGTTACAGGTAGTTGCTTCTCTATGTGAGCTATGCATCCAACTGTTATATTCAGATGTCATCACGTGACAATTTACACAGGTTTTTGGGTCATCTCCCA
This DNA window, taken from Lutimonas zeaxanthinifaciens, encodes the following:
- the nrfA gene encoding ammonia-forming cytochrome c nitrite reductase, translated to MKNWILFVVTAVVVFLLGILASSVINRKNEAKFAYTPKVEINDNEPRNDVWGKNFPKEYQSYLQTLDTNFASYQGGSHMVDLLEEDPNLVILWAGYGFSKDYNQGRGHYYAIEDLHNTLRTGGPTGPDDGPMPSTCWTCKSPDVPRLMNETGIDEFYSGKWASKGPEVVNNIGCADCHNPKDMSLQISRPALVEAFEVMGKDITKATHQEMRSLVCAQCHVEYYFNKKIPGKEGVPYLVFPWKNGFTAEDMEKYYDDIEFSDWTHALSKAPMLKAQHPGYEVYLTGVHADRGVSCADCHMPYKSEGGQKFTDHHIQSPLNNVANSCQVCHRQETNKLIENVYSRQKKSTETRLALEKDLVMAHLEAKKAWDLGATEDQMKDILQDIRHAQWRWDYGAASHGGSFHSPVEIGRVYATGMSKVQDARIKLARLLASLGHNQAIDMPDIASKEKAQEYIGLDMKKLEAEKETFKKELVPVWLEEAKERESKMEVKSAGLN
- the nrfH gene encoding cytochrome c nitrite reductase small subunit — its product is MAFKLFPYQSRWLPYAIVIFGSIVGLSTFLAKESEVISYMGDDPKTCVNCHVMTSEYNSWMHSSHREATTCNDCHVPNDNIVSKYYFKAKDGLYHASVFTMRNEPQVIFMKEASAEVVQNNCIRCHLGKVTDVKLTSWIEGHEANRTDRKCWDCHREVPHGRVHGLASTQYTIAPIPTDPEKDVIPEWLKTEMNK
- a CDS encoding type IA DNA topoisomerase, which gives rise to MKVCIAEKPSVAREIAKVLGANTKHDGYYEGNGYAVTYTFGHLCTLFEPNDYKPYWKRWDLNNLPMLPKKFKIKVNSDPGIQKQFSIIKSLFDKAEVVINCGDAGQEGELIQRWVMMESAYSGKSQRLWISSLTEEAISEGFNNLKAGEEYDNLFFAGYSRAIGDWLLGMNATRLFTLKYGKNSQVLSIGRVQTPTLAMVVKRFSDIKNFKPIPYWELNTTFRDTVFRYEDGRFHSKEEGQIIADKISQKEIEIIDVEKKKGKEYAPKLFDLTGLQVYCNTKFGMTAEQTLSTAQKLYESKVITYPRVDTTFLSNDIYPKVPGILKKLMNYKVLCEPLLQKKIKKSSKVFNDKKVTDHHAIIPTGMEIYLSGDQQKVYDAITRRFIAVFYPDCEVAHTHVKADIQGYIFKTSGKVIVVPGWKEVFNKTDQTGDPEAATLPLFVKGEKGSHKLSFIEKETKPPNQFTEASLLRSMETAGKDIEDEEMRDLMKENGIGRPSTRASIIETLFRRKYIVRNKKQILPTKMGMDLIATIQNELLKSAELTGSWERKLKEIERGEYPAGSFIRQMKSMVDQLVYEVRSDVSPRSISMEVDLPDYKNSSKKPKASTILGAICPKCEKGVMVKGTKAYGCSNFKSGCDFILPFRFKKKKISEKQYLRLLDKNETVHLKGFQESERKINGKIVLNDDFQLELLEKNGNLSKEETNIRSCPKCAQGKIVRGKSAYGCSNYNKGCDFVFPFEKLRKLAKGQKLNEETALKIMSET
- the ccsA gene encoding cytochrome c biogenesis protein, whose amino-acid sequence is MKSLISILFSPKMALSLLFVFAAAMATATFIENDFGTQTARTVIYNAWWFELVMMLLGLNFINNIFRYKLYKRRKWPVLMFHLAFVIILIGAGITRYTGFEGIMRIREGAASNIMISDKNYLHVSVDKDAERIEIQKEAYFSPIKENKVSLEESIGGKSFEIELIDFISDAQEILIETDKDGEEYLSLVVSAGNGRKNLYLKEGGLKKVGGHEHLIGFNTDQNTDIAIFSKNDSLYISSPSRLDFFVMAEQKGGSQEPGEERILLFNTLYKSHDFSFVAVKHVPQGELKWVSGAKKPKDNDERIDDLVILELNSGGQIKEVPLIYRHGYLPEKKQLSLGGLNFEIAYGALEVKTDFELKLRDFQMEKYPGSTSPSSYASEVTILDEGQEIDYRIYMNNVLDYQGHRFFQASYDSDEKGTVLAVNKDRPGTIVTYIGYLFLGIGMFFTLFSKGSRFSYVRKKLIKLNSRQLLLFMLLISVNILNSKTLTSRKSEFIKTDIDSVLMLQTVQAKHANLFGKLMVQDLDGRIKPLNTLASEFLRKVSRKPYYKGNQLKMDANQVFLAMHMSPGSWYNLPLIKIDKKKGGELFSSLNPNEHGLVSFHNLLDDQENYLLEKAVLEANEKKPGERNEFDKEILLVDERFNLVFNVLSGNYLKIFPKKGDPSRTWYNPNHDFEDFETEDARFVKGILPIYFVSIQQAKLSGNWAAAEDKLAYIKKYQDVLAADIIPSKERIEAELWYNKLNLNFWLFQAYFTLGFILLVLALIRIFLRSTLISNAINFFIVVTLIAFLLQSFNLILRWYIAGHPPWSNGYEMIVFVSWGLMFFGLMFFRRSDFSLPLSSIFAGTLLFVSYLDWLSPEITNLMPVLKSYWLKIHVATIISSYAPLALSALLGVMAQLMIIFKTDKNEHLLNGKIKELSYINEMSMTLGLFILSIGTFLGGIWANESWGRYWAWDPKETWALISIIIYAIVLHMRLIPRLNNDLAINIASTFAFFSIIMTSFGVNYYLTGLHSYATGDPVPIPKFVYAVTGLLLLIAVFSSYKNVRGSKAAQ
- a CDS encoding DUF2461 domain-containing protein, whose product is MKVDKEVIQFLKKLRKNNNRDWFKEHKPYFDELKSAMEEFYREIKEGLSEDDEIEKMKFYRIYRDVRFSKDKTPYKSHFAGSLSRSGKSLRGGYYLRISPGESFLAGGFWGPDKEDLYRIRKEFEISDTEIREILAAPDFKKYFNGKLEGDELKTAPKGFQKDDPAIDLIRKKAFIAVRKFSDQEVLSPEFKDEVVLTFKALRPYFDYMSEVLTTDLNGVSTID